A single window of Salvia splendens isolate huo1 chromosome 8, SspV2, whole genome shotgun sequence DNA harbors:
- the LOC121744364 gene encoding uncharacterized protein At4g13230-like, with translation MATMAFTNSLTRLQSAKKLDIIFRRTNTSVFAPQARRCYGAKSKFDEAANQGCDAAKKGVDAAKKGADDIKKEAFAAADQAGQKASNVAGKISGTAQDAASKVKDVAQEAAGKVQQTAESAWGTVKDTTQKVKDTVVGKADASAESAKAAVKEGAAKVERTISSKK, from the exons ATGGCAACCATGGCATTCACTAACTCTCTCACAAGGCTCCAATCCGCCAAGAAATTGGACATCATCTTTCGCAGGACTAACACTTCTGTTTTTGCTCCTCAG GCAAGAAGATGTTACGGTGCTAAGTCTAAATTTGATGAAGCGGCCAATCAAGGTTGCGACGCTGCAAAGAAGGGCGTCGATGCGGCTAAGAAGGGTGCAGATGACATCAAGAAAGAGGCGTTTGCGGCTGCAGATCAG GCGGGTCAAAAGGCGAGCAATGTCGCAGGAAAGATTTCAGGGACTGCCCAAGATGCGGCGAGCAAAGTGAAGGACGTGGCACAGGAGGCTGCCGGAAAAGTTCAACAGACAGCGGAGAGCGCGTGGGGCACCGTCAAAGACACCACTCAGAAGGTGAAGGACACGGTGGTGGGAAAGGCCGATGCCTCGGCCGAGTCTGCTAAGGCCGCCGTCAAGGAAGGGGCAGCCAAAGTCGAGCGCACCATCAGCTCTAAGAAATGA